ATGATGAACAGGACATCCATGTAGGACCATATGACTGTCTACTGTTCCACAACCAATGTGTTAGGATATTACCCATCATTCTACAAAATAACATGGTAATGATAACGATGAAAATGCACTAATGACTTTTAGTGGCCATATCGGCCATACTGAAAAATGTGTGGGACAAAGAATCTCTATTGTGCCGCTTTTAGGTCATTTACGTATTGTCGTctcctcattcttctacaaACAATAAATAGCATTAAAATAgttgataaaataaaaGAGTCTTGCAATCGCTGAagaaataatggaaattagtggtgataattatcccgacttacGACATcattctacacatttcgGCTACAGTTCTATATCTCCCATTATTTTACCGATTTATCAAACTTCAATCGGTTTGAGCCATGGCATCACAGGTGGTCTCTGATACAATGCAAGTACCCCGAAACCCTCGGCTGATTGGCCCATAACTAGCATAAAGAGTATAGTAGGATGTTTAAATGTCATGGTAAAGTTATAAAATACCTAAATTACAGGGGCTTAGCACGTCAACCATCCCCTTCTGCAAGTTCTTCTATGTCCTCTGATGCTTGGGAAAAAGAGGTATCTGGACGAAGCGACAATCTTtctattcttcatcttgtagTTTTTGCCGTTAAATTCCGTTACTTGGATTTTCTTCCAGTTTTTGTCAATCAATTCAAAGTGTTGGAACTCTGGCACCATGCGATTCTTGGTGTATATTGAGAGTATAGTTTTGTCGCCCTTTGCAAACTGTCTGACGGACATGCACTTGTTATACTTTCCTTGGGACTTCCATAAGATGGATCCCGAGTTTAAAACCGCAGTTATGACTGCGTTTCCCTTGGAACATAGCGTTAGGCATGAAACTCCGACGGAGGTGTTGCTGAACATTTCCGTCGTGCTATTGTCGACTTGGGAAAGATCTAACGACACTGgtttcttttcctcttctccatcttttaTTGAAATGCCCTTCATGTCGTCAAGTCTCCCTTCAA
This region of Theileria equi strain WA chromosome 1, complete sequence genomic DNA includes:
- a CDS encoding hypothetical protein (encoded by transcript BEWA_032310A), which translates into the protein MAQIKTLVVLYGLYLLRLCNCIGPAVTRVPLDLSNPDERAAKISRVLIDDVEYFTCEDNTGFGFTVESVKEGDQYLWKAAPGEMFLTIRRFSKKGHETILSLRYDAQWKVKNVYYRYDELSAETPWVLVTEEEFEGRLDDMKGISIKDGEEEKKPVSLDLSQVDNSTTEMFSNTSVGVSCLTLCSKGNAVITAVLNSGSILWKSQGKYNKCMSVRQFAKGDKTILSIYTKNRMVPEFQHFELIDKNWKKIQVTEFNGKNYKMKNRKIVASSRYLFFPSIRGHRRTCRRGWLTC